A genomic segment from Dermatobacter hominis encodes:
- a CDS encoding sigma-70 family RNA polymerase sigma factor, translating into MDPRRAELIERHLPLVEHVVLRVAGNFPAFVDRSELISAGTMGLVEAAVRFDLDRGVPFAGYAHQRIRGAVLDVARSADWMPRSMRRLAREAAQATQELANEHGGTPSDDVLADRLGVEVAELRRLRSQAEMGVSRGLDSRQELDRHDDADQMVDRNEPEVVERLEDTELKGYLRAGLDSLPERHRMIVIGLYLEGRSFEDLAELLGVTPSRISQLRSDAIDMLRDGIEAQYRPRSTDRPKGRVEIRRARMSADIARHSDLRTRLAARFPRPAHEDRMPVGECPDDAGELTPLVDEAI; encoded by the coding sequence ATGGACCCCCGACGTGCCGAACTCATCGAGCGCCACCTGCCCCTGGTGGAGCACGTGGTGCTCAGGGTCGCCGGGAACTTCCCGGCCTTCGTCGATCGCAGCGAGCTGATCAGCGCCGGGACCATGGGCCTCGTGGAGGCGGCGGTCCGCTTCGACCTCGACCGTGGCGTGCCGTTCGCCGGCTACGCCCACCAGCGCATCCGGGGTGCGGTGCTCGACGTGGCCCGCTCGGCCGACTGGATGCCCCGCTCGATGCGGCGCCTGGCCCGCGAGGCGGCCCAGGCGACCCAGGAGCTGGCCAACGAGCACGGCGGGACCCCCAGCGACGACGTCCTGGCCGACCGGCTGGGCGTCGAGGTCGCCGAGCTGCGGCGGCTCCGTTCGCAGGCCGAGATGGGCGTGTCCCGGGGCCTCGACAGCCGGCAGGAGCTCGACCGCCACGACGACGCCGACCAGATGGTCGACCGCAACGAGCCCGAGGTCGTCGAACGGCTCGAGGACACCGAGCTCAAGGGCTACCTGCGGGCCGGCCTCGACTCGCTGCCCGAGCGCCACCGCATGATCGTCATCGGGCTGTACCTCGAGGGCCGCTCGTTCGAGGACCTCGCCGAGCTCCTCGGCGTCACGCCGTCGAGGATCAGCCAGCTGCGCAGCGACGCGATCGACATGCTGCGCGACGGCATCGAGGCCCAGTACCGGCCCCGCTCGACCGATCGGCCGAAGGGCCGCGTCGAGATCCGCCGTGCTCGCATGTCGGCCGACATCGCCCGGCACTCCGACCTGCGCACCCGCCTCGCCGCCCGGTTCCCCCGGCCGGCGCACGAGGACCGCATGCCCGTCGGGGAGTGCCCCGACGACGCGGGCGAGCTGACCCCGCTCGTCGACGAAGCGATCTGA
- a CDS encoding flagellin N-terminal helical domain-containing protein, which yields MNRVTSVATVRRSLSDLMAANSALVDAQARASSQKQLQRASDGPAQALAALEHRGVLRRSAQQQRNASDARSWLSSADTALASSVDELTRVRTLVSGARSGASDPNARKAVADEIRTIRTAMLSLANTEHLGRPIFAGTASTDAAFAADGTYQGDGGVVRRPIAPAVDVQVNRSGTSVFGTQTATPMDGNVFQVLEALATAVEAGDDAAMATGITRVDTAIDRVESAQVELGARARQVDDVVARSETADLDRRQALSELEDVDIAEAILDLKAREVGYQVALSATAQVSKLSLLDFLR from the coding sequence ATGAACCGTGTGACGTCCGTGGCGACCGTGCGGCGGTCGCTCTCCGACCTGATGGCGGCCAACTCGGCGCTCGTCGACGCCCAGGCCCGCGCCAGCTCGCAGAAGCAGCTGCAGCGGGCCTCCGACGGTCCCGCCCAGGCGCTGGCCGCGCTCGAGCACCGAGGGGTGCTGCGGCGCTCCGCCCAGCAGCAGCGCAACGCGAGCGACGCCCGGAGCTGGCTGTCGTCGGCCGACACCGCGCTCGCGTCGAGCGTCGACGAGCTCACCCGCGTGCGCACCCTCGTCTCCGGTGCCCGCTCCGGCGCCAGCGACCCCAACGCCCGCAAGGCGGTGGCCGACGAGATCCGCACGATCCGCACGGCGATGCTGTCGCTCGCCAACACCGAGCACCTCGGCCGGCCGATCTTCGCCGGCACCGCCTCGACCGACGCCGCCTTCGCCGCCGACGGCACCTACCAGGGCGACGGCGGCGTGGTGCGCCGGCCGATCGCCCCGGCGGTCGACGTCCAGGTCAACCGCAGCGGCACGAGCGTCTTCGGCACCCAGACCGCGACCCCGATGGACGGCAACGTGTTCCAGGTGCTCGAGGCCCTCGCCACGGCCGTCGAGGCCGGCGACGACGCCGCCATGGCCACCGGAATCACGCGGGTGGACACGGCGATCGACCGGGTGGAGTCCGCGCAGGTCGAGCTCGGCGCCCGGGCCCGCCAGGTGGATGACGTCGTGGCCCGGAGCGAGACCGCCGACCTGGACCGCCGGCAGGCCCTCAGCGAGCTGGAGGACGTCGACATCGCCGAGGCGATCCTCGACCTCAAGGCCCGCGAGGTCGGCTACCAGGTGGCGCTGAGCGCGACTGCGCAGGTCTCGAAGCTGTCGCTGCTCGACTTCCTGCGCTGA